In one Planctomycetota bacterium genomic region, the following are encoded:
- a CDS encoding metallophosphoesterase, which produces MWFIFVILGLILLLDGIWWYAADRLVVRTGRGKYRWLIAAFALMQFGLIGYIMAARFTGLPEVTFITGLALIWHLIVLPATMIIYTLTVPVGLRVFAPREDKPDLGRRAFLGALAATPPAVALVAAGVGSVQTNHFRVRRLDVPLAGLPDELDGAVIAHVSDTHVGTFTNGSVLRDMTDAVNSLDADVVVHTGDLINHDPADVPAACEMLNAMRAKHGVYLVEGNHDLFDGRRVFRRAVEQAGTDLVNNEARRLRINGVDVDLLGLRWGGVPGTTGEPGGRSAQRSEAAIGQSLTQLLTKYPLRDGAFPILLAHHPHTLDFAAEAGIPLTLAGHTHGGQLMLPGGIGFGPAMYKYWSGLYHKGDAATVISNGTGNWFPVRTFAPAEIIAVTLRGA; this is translated from the coding sequence ATGTGGTTCATCTTTGTCATTCTCGGCCTGATCTTGTTGCTCGACGGAATCTGGTGGTATGCCGCCGATCGGTTGGTCGTCCGCACGGGCCGGGGCAAGTATCGCTGGCTCATCGCGGCATTTGCGTTGATGCAGTTCGGGCTGATTGGCTACATCATGGCCGCTCGGTTCACCGGCTTGCCGGAGGTCACGTTCATCACCGGGTTGGCGTTGATCTGGCACCTGATCGTGCTGCCGGCGACGATGATCATCTACACGCTCACGGTGCCGGTCGGGCTGCGGGTGTTCGCGCCGCGTGAGGACAAGCCGGACTTGGGTCGGCGTGCGTTTCTGGGCGCACTCGCGGCGACGCCGCCGGCGGTTGCGTTGGTCGCGGCGGGGGTCGGTTCGGTGCAGACGAACCACTTCCGCGTCCGCCGGCTCGATGTGCCGCTGGCCGGACTGCCCGACGAACTCGACGGGGCGGTCATTGCCCACGTCTCCGACACGCACGTCGGTACGTTCACCAACGGCTCGGTCCTGCGTGACATGACCGATGCGGTCAACTCACTCGATGCCGACGTGGTCGTGCACACCGGTGATCTGATCAACCACGACCCGGCCGACGTCCCCGCCGCCTGCGAAATGCTGAACGCCATGCGGGCCAAGCATGGCGTTTACCTCGTCGAGGGCAATCACGACCTGTTCGACGGGCGTCGAGTGTTTCGCAGGGCGGTCGAACAGGCGGGGACGGATCTGGTCAACAACGAAGCACGGCGTTTGCGGATCAACGGCGTCGACGTGGACCTGCTGGGTCTGCGTTGGGGAGGCGTGCCCGGGACCACCGGCGAGCCGGGCGGGCGCTCGGCTCAGCGGTCCGAGGCCGCCATCGGCCAGTCGCTTACGCAGCTGCTCACCAAGTACCCGCTGCGCGACGGGGCATTTCCGATCCTGTTGGCCCACCACCCGCACACGCTGGACTTCGCCGCCGAGGCGGGGATTCCGTTGACACTCGCCGGTCACACCCACGGGGGCCAACTCATGCTCCCCGGCGGCATCGGCTTCGGCCCGGCGATGTACAAGTACTGGTCGGGTCTGTACCACAAGGGTGACGCGGCGACGGTGATTTCCAACGGCACCGGCAACTGGTTCCCCGTCCGCACCTTCGCCCCCGCCGAGATCATCGCGGTAACACTGCGGGGAGCATGA